From the Octopus sinensis linkage group LG3, ASM634580v1, whole genome shotgun sequence genome, the window CTTCTCAGCCTTTTTAATATGAAGCCTGATCCCAAAACCTGGATTTTTATAGGGGGCCACACCAAAAAAtgtaaaacacaaagaaaaaattatgatATTTATCACGGGAAGACTGTCGAGGGGAACATGTGGCCCAGGGATCCATGGTCGAGAAACACTGATATAGACTCTGCTAAAGATACTTAAGGACCACATGagggttttaacccttttgataccaacctgactgaaaccatTCTCGATTCTTTGTATGATGCAATCTTCtcgttttaaagtaatctaaatgaaTATCTTACAtccaaattttatgttaatttatattccaaacaccagcttgctaatcatcatcaatcatcatcagtcaccaccaatcatcatcaatcactatcaatcatcatcaattaccatcaatcatcatcaatcaccatcaatcatcatcaatgatgatgatgattatgacaagtttatttcattaaattcttcattattttcaaaatgaattgtaataaatgcagcatattccaacagaaatacggtaacaaaagggttgacgctgaagaaatttctaaataaatgaatatgcaaaGTATTTTCAtagttcagttgttgttgttctgttttgtttcctACACCCGTTCCAATTGGAGCCATTTGTGGCCCTTCTCAAAATACTCTATCAATAACTCTTTCTATGACTAGActgcaaataaaatacaatttcctcatatatatacatatatatatatatatagaatgatttCACTTAGGCATATTGATATTAGTGATCtgttgttagaactcaatatatttaGGCTTCAGGGTAAAACGTTAGGCGAGTACAGAGTGTAATATTACtgaatgaatgacaaaagagTGGGAGTTATGTAATTCTCTTCATTggcttatagctgtttctgctataagaagcaGTGCTCTGAGGAAGCTGTAAAATGTTGCACAAGCACTTAACTCTCGGTGTATTGCTTCTTGTAGTAGAAACAGTGGTAAGCTAATGAAAAGGATTACATAACTCCCATTCCTTTGTgattcattaatatatacatatatatatatatatatatatatatatatatatatatatatatatatatgtatgtataatcatttcAGGACATTTGGAGATGAAAAAATGTAATTTgtttcaaattaaataattttttctataataattatttaagaaTCCCATCATGGCAAACATAGCAAATTCTAAACAACAGTTCCCCAGCATTAAATAAATGAGGCTGGAAGGCCCTAACGAATGAAAGAATATGCCAGCAATGAATGGAATTGTCATTTCTCCGATTCCACTTGCCACGAGTGCAGTTGTTAGGATGACAGCATCGATTGTGAGGAAGCCACCAGCCCATGAAATGACGGTTGGCAGAAAGGAAGACTGGAAAAGGCCAAATCCACTTGTACCGATCCAGAGTAAAGCTTCATTTGGTATATAAATTTGTACGACCAACAacgacacaaacaaaaacaacccaCCAAAATTGAGAGTTAAGAGAATTCCGATATCAAAGATTTTTGAAAAGACAGTAGTGAGAATTCGGCCCATTAAAAACGACCCCCACATCACAGATGTCATAAACGCCAAGTCAGCTTTTGTAAAGTTTCTGCTTGTTGAAAGTCCATAAGCGGTCAAGAGATTGCTATAAGCAATGGTAATACCAAAAATTGGaatatgaaacaaaaacagtaataccaacatttttgtctttttaaccAAAGGGTATTTTTGTCCCAAGATCTTTCCCGTCATGTCTTCGTAGTCACTCTGGTTAGACCACGAATGACATCCACTAcgaatgtaataataaaaaaaagcaattatCGGTGGAGAAGTAATGAAGGCGGCAATTAGATAAGCGTATTGTATGTTGGTTGGATCGTCTTTTGTGATGTTGTTATGTGAGTGTGGGTTGATGTAAGACATGTTTCGTAGCTGGGTGTCTTCGGAGAACATGTGAAGTTTATGGCTTTGGAATGGTAAGACGATGAATGGAATGACAAAAGCAGTAAAAGAGGCAACAACTGTAATGAGTTGCATCTCCCAATTGTGTTTGGTTGGAAACAGCCAGTTGCAGGTGATCAGGCAACCTGGAAATAAAATGAAGATACAGAATGGAAAcagtatgtttattttaattttaatttttcttatagcaaaagcctacacacacacaaacacataggtatatatatatatatatatatatatatatatatatatatatatatatatatagcaaaagaggGAATGGTGTTTTCacgcaggaaaaaaaaatatataggaaaatgtgtttctgaaaatgcacttaaatttccaaaactcgtaaatgtttaaaatacatttatttacatatgtaccaaactagtttcaacaatattttttgcttatcaatggtaaaagtgtaaaaacaTCGTTATAAATTTCAATGTGgacaaatcaaaattaaattaaaatatttcaatgttgataaaatatgttCAAAATTAAAACTGTCAAAAGAAATAGTCACACATTAAACTTTGTTTAAGTTTAGACATGTTTCAAAATTAAGGTATTtaaaatgaatgacaaaatgaTAAAGAATGGCTGATAAAAATACTAACCTACATCAACCAAGCCTTTGGTAAGTCCTTGAATGAAGAATAAGGTTGCCATTAGGGGTAAATTACGAGCGAGTGGAATGAAGATAAAAGTGGCTGATCCAAGAAGCATGGATACAGCCAGGATTAGATCCATGTTTATCTTTGATGACATCCAACCAACTAAAAGACATCCTAAAATGAATCCAATACCAGAAATAATAAACAACCAATTCATTTGGTACAACTGTGCCTGGATTAGGGAGCCAAGGTCAAGCAGGCTTGGTCCTAAAATTCCGTTGTCAATAccctgaaaaaagaaaataatgaggtgGATTAGAATGTTTCCTTTGATTGAATAATGGTAAAACATTATTGTGGAAAGAATGGAACAGCTTTGACAACTTACCACAATGCCAAATGCCCAAGCCACCCACAACAGCTTGCACTTTTTTGACTCATAATATTCACCCATGGTGCCAGAGAAAGTTCTTTGATTTCCTTAATTTTTACTGCCCTACAAATGAatagaatacaaaatattaaGAAAGTATTTACATTTAGTCATTAGAGAAGAGGTAAAATGGCAGAGTTGGTAAAACACTGATCTCTGAACTCATGAGTCATCAGTTCAAATCCACTATTGGCATTTCATTGTATTTGGAATGAGCAGAATAATTCAAAATTGAAATAAGTATAGGAAGGTTACCTGCAAGAAACttgtgatatatattatcccacTCCCCTATTCCCTCTGTCTAgccatctctccctctcctctacACTCATGCAACCTCTACCCACCTATTCTTCCCTCTTCCTCTGTCCCCACCCACTTTTATACACCACCTACTTTGAGGGTCTGCTTAGATTTCACCACTATTTTATCTCTCTTCCCAGCTCTACCCTTGTCACTCATACCCCCTCTCTTTTGTGAGCTTTagctggcccaaggctatagaaaacacttgctcagaGTGCTGTGAAGTGGGTTTGAACCAAAAACCACATGTTTGTGAAACAACCTTATTAACCACCCAGCCATTCTTTGTTGATCCTGACTTAGAGAATGAAATATCAATGTCTTGTACAGATTTCATATCTAATAATTGTTGAATAACAATTAACGAACAGGTGAATGTGACAACATATTAATGTATCAATAACTTAAGGTATCCATCATATATTTCTCATGAAATTTCCCACAATTTGTCCATTTAGTCTCCTCAACAAGCAGCATCCTTATAAGCCATATTTCTTACACCAATGGaagttattaataattattttatcaatcaataattttattattattgtttgagcGTGGTCGAgaaaatggaatttactatgttatgccagacttcacagtccatcatagcattacggaggtattgttgctggatgcctgtatccctggagattacatcagggtaggagagtgtgcgccctctggtatcgcaagcagatggcttccagaggagaagagtagaaattactttgttttcagctctacaataatgtccagcaaactggactcttctacctttcacaagatacaggtggtaatttcccatatatttgtactttggttggatgatgcttccacgagagattttgagctctcataaggaggcgagtgtaagttccatccaaccgcctctcaagcttctttgataacgtccaggtttctgagccatatagtagaattggttcgactgtggctttgaagattttaagtttgaaatctccaCTTAAATCAATCATACTCACAGCAGACTCTTCTGCTGGTCTCCCAGGAATGACCTGGACTTCTGGTTGTTTAACAATTCAGTCATTAACTTTTGAGAATTGCTGGTTTAGCATTTTTCATTCCTGAGATATTCATTCAGGTAGTAAAACAATGTAgtcatgtggcaagaagcttgcttcctagccatatggttccgggttcaatttcactgcatggcaccttgggcaagtgtcttctacaatagcctcatgctaaccaaagccttgtgcggagatttgatagatggaaactgaaagaagtcagtcatgtgtgtgtgtgtgtgtgtgtgtgtctttgtgattttagattttttaaaacattttattacattttaatttctttcttaccAACTGAAATGGGAGCCtgataaaattaactaaatttgcataaaataatggtttcatatcatcatcatcatcatcatcatcgtttagcgtccgttttccatgctagcatgggttggacggttcaactggggtctgtgaagccaggaggctgcatcaggcccagtcaaatctggcagtgtttctacagctggatgcccttcctaacgccaaccactccgtgagtgtagtgggtgctttttacgtgccacccacacaggtgttagacagagctggcaaacagccacgaacggatggtgctttttatgtgccaccggcacaagggccaggcaaggctggcaacggacacgaaacggaagatctaaactattaatatatgaatgcaaaagagatgGTTGAATAACTGCAAACCTACTTTTGAACcaccatatatatcatcatcatcattatcgtttaatgtccgatttccatgctagcatgggttggacgatttgactgaggactggcgaaccagatggctgcaccagactccaatctgatctggcagagtttctacagctggatgcccttcctaatgccaaccactctgagagtgtagtgggtgctcttacgtgccaccggcacaatggccagtcaggcagtactggcaacactcacactcaagtggtgtttctttatgtgccacctggactggctcctgtgcaggtggcacgtaaaacacacacgcacacacacacacacacacacacacacacatacatacatacatatatatatcctctgttaGTCCAGCATGTAGACAGCATGGATAAGAGTAAACTTTACTGAAGAGGTTTAATAAGACTTGAACATACCCAGAGTTAACTCCATATTTGCCAAAGATCAGAGTAACTACTGACTGTATTCTTCCATTCAATTTAGATTTTGAAACTCTCTCCCTTGTCATTCATAGTAAGAGCGAAGCATTAAAACTACACAATTTTCTCTTCATTACCAGTATAACTTAAATTcgttaattcatcatcatcatcatcatcatcatcttttaacgtccgctttccatgctagcatgggttggacggttcaactggggtctgggaagcccgaaggctgcaccaggccagtcagatctggcagtgtttctacagctggatgcccttcctaacggcaaccactccgagagtgtattgggtgatttttatgtgccaccgacacagatgccagacgaggctggtgaacggccacgctcggatggtgtttttttacgtgccacggacacaggtgccagacgaggttggcgaacggccacactcggatggtgttttttttttatgtgccacagacacaggtgccagacgaggctggcgaacggccacgctcggatggtgtttttttatgtgctacggacacaggtgccagacgaggctggtgaacggccacgctcggatggtgttttttacgtgccacttaaAAATGGCAGGGGTCCCACTATATAAAGTATGTGAGACGCTATCTGACCACATCTTAGTTATCAGTCCAGCTGATAAATTCCCTATTAAATCAAGCTATTTAAAATCAAATCATTCAAACCATTCTCTATTTTTTTCATTGACAACAAAATCAATCAAAGCAAGATTAATTATTGACCTTTCCCTAATAGTTAAACACTGACATTTCTAGAACATTCAACAGAAACTACAGCATTTGTCAAAATTTAGAACAAAACaattaatattctttctttatgcTGAGATCAACAGCTTGGTGGCTAAATCAATAGAATGGGATTGTTTGTGCAGTAGTTTGCCGCTCATGTTACAAAGTCAGAATTGCATTACATATAATAATGGGTCAGGAGCCAAAAGGTTAAAACTATTTCATTActagccattgtgtgtgtgtgtgtggccatctTAGGCTACGCAGagagagtgaatttagtagacagcaAATTAAAGAAgcctattatgtgtatgtatgtaagtacgtacaaatgcatgcacacatgtatgttcgtatgaatgtgtgtatatatacatacacatacatatacataggcgcaggagtggctgtgtggtaagtagcttgctaaacaaccacatggttccgggttcagtcccactgcgtggcatcttgggcaagtgtcttctgctatagccctgggccaaccaatgccttgtgagtggatttggtagacggaaactgaaagaagcctgtcgtacatatgtatatatatatatgtgtgtgtctgtgtttgtccccctagcattacttgacaaccgatgctggtgtgtttacgtccccgtcacttagtggttcggcaaaagagaccgataaaataagtactgggcttacaaagaataagtcccatggtcgatttgctcgactaaaggcggtgctccagcatggccgcagtcaatgactgaaacaagtaaaagagtaaagaatatacatatatatatgtacgtgtgtgagtcgTCTAAGAAACAATAAGTCAGGGAAAAGATGCATTCatatatctgtcagtagagtgggtatattgTCTGAAATGTATTAAATATCCACCATGGCTagtcttaccaatcagtttcacataaagaatacaatggagtgttaggtaacaaactgattatataactttacactcatcagagttagctgatatggaagggACCTTccttttcataatatatatatatatattaagagaaagaAGATAGGCAGAGTTTtgggtaattatttatttaatgttctcattatATTTCAGTgattcatcatgtgtgtgtgtatttgaagaaAGTTCATCCTAAAAGTTATAATTATTTCAATGAACTcttagaaaaaaaagaatgacatGGATGTTTTGTAATGAGGAtattgcacacagacacacagacacagacagacacacacacatacaaatttgtatgtatgtatgtatgcaggtattgGAAAAAAGATTTCctcaaattaaaaaatataaatggtatTAAAATATTATGCCCCACCTGCAAGGGCATAAGGCCACAAATTTATAAGGAACGAGGTTTTATGAATGCTTACGAAAAATGTGAATTGGCTTCAgaggtttatttttaaattttaattggaAAGTGAAAATATCTGGCAGACAGAGCTGAGAaaggattttctttttattgtaacaatattcttttctacccaaggcaaaaggcctggaattttgggggagggggccagtcgataaattaagtaccagtacacaactggtacttaatttatcaacccttatatataaagatatatacacacacacacacacatatatatatattcttttattcttttacttgcttcagtcatttgactgcgaccatgctggagcagtcaaacaaatcaacccctattccatgtgtgtgtgtatgtgactgaggACCACATGTGAACTTGTATTTCCACTGAAACTCCAAACATGGATTTGTTGCTCGGAGTCAACTCAACTCTATCTatgcaataacaaaataaataaatacactgcaatcggcacaggtgtggctgtgtggtgagaagttggcttcccgatcacatggttccaagttcaatcccactgcatggcactttgggcaagtgtcatctactatagcctcaagctaaccaaagccttgtgagtggatttggtagatggaaactgaaagaagcccatgtgtgtgtgtatgtgtgcatgtgtgtgtatgtacatttgtgtctgtttgctcccccatcaccacttgacaactggtgttggtttatttacatccccctaatttggtggttcggcaaaagagaccggtacaATAAGTCCCcagtttaaaagataaaaaagtacCAGGGTGAATTCActtgactgaaaattcttcaaagtggtgccccagcatggccacagtctaatgagtgaaacaagtaaaagataaaattatcaaccatcgtacgaacaataactctgagcaccttttcaaactccacccgtctaacacccgtggacatatttacaaagtcagaaaacagcacagctcccatgacttcaggaaacattttttcatgctaagagttgctgaagcatagaacaaactgccggcatcagttgttagctgtcagagcactgcatccttcaaaacttccatgcttcctgagattcagcaacactacacctgattttcttccctccatacacatgcaagcatgtatctgactcatacactgttcacttcccagacatttgtacattactgcatatgctttatacgcatttctgacaagttgtggtgcacctgagcactgtatacaataatttcattattattattattattattattatttataaatatgtctaaacttctgtttttttgttttttgcttcagctcctaccaccactaccaccacctccaccaccatcacaacaactaccaccactactaccaccattacaaccaccacctaCATAAGAAGCAAATGAATTTCACCACAGGTGTTTTTGAAAAgagtcaaaaaaaaaacaaagaaatgaaaacaaaaaagaataatctATTAAAACCTGCTTATAAATTGCTATTCACTGAGGTCACATTTagcaaaaaatagagaaaaaaacaacaatataaatgCTTTTCAAGGGTAATGGCCTATGTAACCTGCCGCAGCAGAAGTGACATTTGCACAGCTGTCTTCTCAGGTATGGTTTCTCAATTAACAGGTGAGAGGATGAGTGTGTGGGGCAGGACTTTTGTGATATGATAAagtggaataaaaacaaaatcttatTTGACAAGTAAAAACAATTACTTTTTACTCTGCAAACTGAAACCCCCTATCCCTTCTCAACCATTCATTACGTCATCTATCAACCCTACCCAATTTCTTCTGTTCTCACCTACTCTTCCCTCCATATCATGTCCTAACACCTGTTCATCATATTCACCCCATTCCCCATCTCTGACTCTCTCATTCTTCCCATACTCTTACAACCTCTTCCTCTCCACACTCCCCATTCTCCTGTCTTTACTCACTTCTGCtcaccttgtaccttgagggtCCAGCTTGATACTTTATCACCCAATTTTCGTTTCTTACCAGCTCCTCAACTGCTCATTCTCACTTTCCCTCTATAATGAgagtattcattcatatattgggtcagcccataaataatgcgttgcttttttatacttcttatatttttcaaaattaagataaacaaagttcttttttaatctaaaatatactctccttcggagatgtacttgcatagcaagtgacctgatctgagatcgtgtgctggaacgaaaacaattgcagcatgggaagtgtttataagccatttaagaaacacacaaaaacccgttagatttacttcaacatttaaatttaatttgtcaaattattttcgaCGCTTTCAGACCAcgaactgttcactgacaaaactccatcattttctacaatactcttccattTTTCTGGTAGACATACAAGGCCCCGCTTCCAAAATTCACTCATGTGTCGCAAAAAATACTTCTCCagaactgttctgacctcatctacagaattcatattttttccaaccaaatggtgcaggagtggctgtgtggtaagtagctagctaaccaaccacatggttccgggttcagtcccactgtgtggattcttgggcaagtgtcttctgctatagccccgggccgaccaatgccttgtgagtggatttggtagatggaaactgaaagaagcccgtcgtatatatgtatatatatatgtgtgtgtgtgtgtgtttgtgtgtctgtatttgtccccctagcattgcttgacaaccgatgctggtgtgtttacgtcaccgtcacttagcggtgcggcaaaagagatcaatagaataagtactgggcttacaaagaataagtcccggggttgatttgctccactaaaggcgatgttccagcatggccgcagtcaaatgactgaaacaagtaaaagagtaaaaagagtaaatgattttgaagactgtggaataaatgataatcagatggggcaatgtccggtatcgtcatcattgtttattgtccactttccatgctggtacggGTCGAACGGTTTGACAgagaactggcgaaccagatggctgcaccaggctccaatctgatctggcaaagtttctacagctggatgcccttcctaatgccaaccactccaagagtgtagtgggtgctttttacatgccactggttcaggagccagtctggtggcactggcaacaaccaatttctttactacccacaaggggctaaacacagagaggacaaacaaggacagacaagcggattaagtcgattatattgaccccagtgcgtaactggcacttatttaatcgaccccgaaaggatgaaaggcaaagtcgacctcggcggaatttgaactcagaacgtagcgacagacgaaataccactaagcatttcgcccagcgtgctaacgattttgccagctcactggcaacaaccatgcttgaatggtgtattttacgtgccaccagcacaggagccagtcaggtgatgctggcaacgatcacactcgaatggtgctttttacattccaccaacaggggagccagtcagtggccctggcaatgattatgctcgaatggtgcttttaacattccattggcacaggtgcctatatcgcctcgactggcttctgtgccggtggcacataaaaagcaccatctaaacgtggccgataccagcgccgccttggctggcttccatgccggtggcatgttaaaagcaccaaccgatcgtggccgatgccagacccccctggcacctgtgcaggtggcacgtaaaaagcacccactacactcgcggagtggttggcgctaggaagggcatccagccgtagaaactctgccagatcagactggagcctggtgcagcccctggcttcccagaccccggtcgaaccgtccaacccgtgctagcgcagaaaacggacgttaaacgatgatgatgatgatgatgatatatataaataaacccatgctagcatggaaggtggatgttaaacattgatgatgatgatgatgatatttatatataattgtttctgaGTGGATATTAATCAATGAACTCATTGAGATAATTACTAATAAACAATTACATTTCAATTAGCTACATTTTTCAATTAATGTGTCTTTATAAagttaaatatgaaaacaaaaagcaaTGACATAAAAAATGTGTTTGATCACCAGAATGGTTTTGGCCAAATGTTGTTTGAATCTGTTCAaacatctgtgctggtgccacacttgtgctggtgccacacttgtgctggtgccacatatagaGCACTGgtattggtgccacgtaaaaggcaaccagtacactctgtaaagtggttggcattaggaagggcatccagttgtagaaaccatgccacaacagacagttggagtctggtgtagctccTGGCtctgccagcttctgtcaaacagtccaaGCCATTttagcatgggaaacagacattacatggtggtggtggtggtggtggaagcggtggcggtggcagtgatgatgatgatgatctcaggaCTGTCTGACTGATTCAGTTCTGTGTGGTATTGTGTCTTACAGGAATTTCAGAGTTACAGAAGAACACAGATACATCATCATTTTTCATTGTATGGAAGGAGATAAACCAACCACAAACTCCAAattcatttgaaaaattataacataaataCAATCAACTATAACTATTTTGCTACAGCTGATTCAGCTCAGGAGGAACCACAaaaccggacatggttcctcctgatgatgtcttgaactaactggatcctataaaggagctgttgtggtagcagaccacgaaacacggttgtaattcctctgacattatttttaataatgaatctaaatatattcatacatctgcATGATAAAAGCTCCATACAATTCCAGTTTAAAAACATAGTCAGGCATCTTTCCCCAAATCACAAACaatttatttaaacaaatgtCGATCTTAAATGCCCATTTTCCTGATAATCAAACATGGTCCAAGCCAcaaagtatatatctatacatacattcataaatacacacacacctagacaaacacattatgtacatgtgtgtgtgtgtgtctagctcttagacagaagagaaagcagtgcCCAGAACCCTTTACAAGGCCTCCAATgtttaattcgtatatataaaagtagttttagagacagaaccaccttcaactcaatcaacgctgaaagattttatacctgaccactccataaaatgttaaaaattaaatcttatactaactatatctattctgaatcctgtaTTTTCCGTTTATAAGACTACACATGTTTCATGAAGAGGTAGGGGTAGTGAAAAATTTTGAGaaatccagacctgaagattgggagtaTGTCAACCCGAGTAAGTATTGAGACTAGATACCTCGTATCTAATCAATACTGACGTACTTTCATGAAACAGTGTAGTCTTATAAACGGAAAATACAGGATTCAGAATAGAaatagttagtataagatttaatttttaacattttatggagtggtcgggtataaaatctttcaatgttgattgagttaaaggtggttttgtctctaaaactactcatatatatacatatatatatgcgtatatatttatgtgtgtgtgtttgttcccgtaacttagtagtttggcaaaaacaaaaccgatataataagtactaggcttacaaagaataagtcctgggtcaatttgttcgactaaaggcggtgctcccgcatggccgcagtcaaatgactgaaacaagtaaaagaataaacaaataaaagaataacaaaagtgGGATTAAGAGTTAACAAGCAACACAAGCTCACACAGAAATGGTCTGTTGACACTCTCAACAAATCCATAGACTTT encodes:
- the LOC115209279 gene encoding sodium-dependent glucose transporter 1A; amino-acid sequence: MGEYYESKKCKLLWVAWAFGIVGIDNGILGPSLLDLGSLIQAQLYQMNWLFIISGIGFILGCLLVGWMSSKINMDLILAVSMLLGSATFIFIPLARNLPLMATLFFIQGLTKGLVDVGCLITCNWLFPTKHNWEMQLITVVASFTAFVIPFIVLPFQSHKLHMFSEDTQLRNMSYINPHSHNNITKDDPTNIQYAYLIAAFITSPPIIAFFYYYIRSGCHSWSNQSDYEDMTGKILGQKYPLVKKTKMLVLLFLFHIPIFGITIAYSNLLTAYGLSTSRNFTKADLAFMTSVMWGSFLMGRILTTVFSKIFDIGILLTLNFGGLFLFVSLLVVQIYIPNEALLWIGTSGFGLFQSSFLPTVISWAGGFLTIDAVILTTALVASGIGEMTIPFIAGIFFHSLGPSSLIYLMLGNCCLEFAMFAMMGFLNNYYRKNYLI